One genomic segment of Rubeoparvulum massiliense includes these proteins:
- the rsmD gene encoding 16S rRNA (guanine(966)-N(2))-methyltransferase RsmD yields the protein MRIIAGTYKGRPLESVSGRSTRPTSDKVKGAIFNMLGPYFSAEKVLDLYAGTGALGLEALSRGALHITFIDQDAKAIQTIKKNIQALGVEKSCSVYRNDAQRALLFLVQQQVQFDLVFLDPPYQKQRIESDMAILWDHKLLSPFAVIVAEHDVGTTLQTNVAGLEIWKENTYGDTVVTIYRVKKEGEE from the coding sequence ATGCGAATTATTGCTGGAACTTATAAGGGACGACCATTGGAGAGTGTTTCAGGGCGCTCCACAAGACCTACTTCAGATAAGGTGAAGGGGGCTATTTTCAATATGCTTGGGCCTTATTTCTCTGCAGAAAAGGTCTTAGATCTCTATGCAGGGACAGGAGCTCTTGGTTTAGAAGCGCTCAGTCGTGGTGCGCTCCATATCACCTTCATTGACCAAGATGCCAAAGCGATTCAGACCATCAAAAAGAACATCCAAGCATTAGGTGTAGAGAAGTCATGCTCTGTATATCGGAATGATGCGCAGCGCGCTTTACTCTTTCTCGTTCAGCAGCAGGTTCAATTTGATCTGGTTTTTTTAGATCCTCCCTATCAAAAGCAGCGCATCGAAAGTGATATGGCCATTCTTTGGGATCACAAGCTGCTAAGTCCTTTTGCAGTCATCGTGGCTGAACATGATGTTGGAACAACACTTCAAACCAATGTGGCAGGCCTTGAGATTTGGAAGGAAAACACCTATGGTGATACGGTAGTCACAATTTATCGCGTAAAAAAGGAGGGAGAAGAATGA
- the recG gene encoding ATP-dependent DNA helicase RecG has product MDPWSLPLTQLSGVGEERAKDFAQLGVESIGALFYYFPIRYEDFRLRDLTEIQHGEKATIRATIYGLPTVQYYGRKKSRLTCRLVSGPHVVTAVWFNRPYVKEQLVPGKEITITGTWDMHRLQVNVEKHRFATPKADQALEPVYRVTGSLSQTFLRKIIRQSFQQYGAHLEEILPASLLLKYRLASRWDALRWMHFPQDLRQGSWARRRLAYEELFLFQLKMQAFRMKQRRELGGITQVFPQDQVEQFIERLPFTLTGAQQRVVVEILKDMASPFQMNRLLQGDVGSGKTLVAAIALYASVLAGYQGALMVPTEILANQHLQSLQELLAPYDIEVVLLTGSLPSRQRRDILAQIQLGFAQVVVGTHALIQEDVTFQRLGLVITDEQHRFGVEQRRILRAKGWLPDTLFMTATPIPRTMAITAFGDMDISRIDEMPAGRKEVETYWVKPQLLERILRFVAKEVAKGHQAYVIAPLIEESDKLDVQNVLDLYQTITQYLPHLTVDIMHGRLKNEEQDRVMEEFTAGRTQVLVSTTVVEVGVNVPNATVMVIYDADRFGLAQLHQLRGRVGRGDDQSYCILIADPKGEVGKERMRIMAEIQDGFILAEKDLELRGPGDYFGKKQSGLPDFLVADLSRDTTMLEYARGDVEQFVRQEQFWQGQLEPQLLQWLERKGIFSEQLLD; this is encoded by the coding sequence TTTGCCCAATTAGGTGTAGAGAGTATCGGTGCTTTATTCTATTACTTTCCCATTCGTTATGAGGATTTTCGCCTGCGTGATCTTACAGAGATTCAGCATGGTGAAAAGGCGACGATTCGTGCAACCATCTATGGGTTGCCCACTGTACAATACTACGGAAGAAAAAAATCACGGCTTACCTGCCGCCTGGTCTCTGGCCCCCATGTGGTGACTGCAGTGTGGTTTAACCGACCATATGTGAAGGAGCAATTGGTGCCAGGTAAGGAGATTACCATTACTGGAACCTGGGACATGCATCGACTTCAAGTCAATGTAGAGAAGCATCGCTTCGCCACACCCAAGGCTGATCAAGCTCTAGAGCCGGTCTATCGAGTAACAGGTTCATTAAGTCAAACCTTTCTTCGTAAAATAATTCGGCAGAGTTTCCAGCAGTATGGAGCCCATCTGGAGGAAATTCTCCCAGCCTCCTTACTGCTGAAATATCGGTTAGCATCACGTTGGGATGCCCTGCGTTGGATGCACTTCCCTCAGGATCTTCGACAGGGCTCATGGGCCCGCCGTCGTCTAGCATATGAAGAACTCTTTCTTTTTCAATTGAAGATGCAGGCTTTTCGCATGAAGCAAAGGCGTGAGCTCGGAGGCATCACGCAAGTTTTTCCGCAAGATCAGGTGGAGCAATTTATTGAGAGATTACCCTTTACTCTCACTGGTGCGCAGCAACGTGTGGTGGTGGAGATCTTAAAGGATATGGCTTCTCCTTTTCAAATGAATCGTCTCCTTCAAGGCGATGTGGGCTCAGGTAAAACCCTTGTGGCCGCCATTGCACTTTATGCATCCGTATTGGCAGGTTATCAGGGTGCATTGATGGTACCTACAGAGATCTTGGCCAATCAACATCTTCAGTCCTTACAGGAGCTACTCGCTCCCTATGACATTGAGGTGGTTCTCCTTACAGGTAGCTTACCATCGCGACAACGTCGGGATATTCTTGCCCAAATTCAGCTTGGCTTTGCCCAAGTGGTAGTGGGCACCCATGCGCTTATTCAAGAGGATGTTACTTTTCAGCGCTTAGGCTTGGTGATCACCGATGAGCAGCACCGTTTCGGTGTTGAACAACGGAGAATACTCCGCGCGAAGGGCTGGTTACCAGATACGCTCTTTATGACAGCAACGCCCATTCCACGGACCATGGCCATCACTGCTTTTGGAGATATGGATATTTCGCGGATTGATGAAATGCCAGCTGGACGCAAAGAGGTAGAGACATACTGGGTAAAGCCTCAGTTGCTAGAGCGCATTCTACGCTTTGTCGCAAAAGAAGTGGCGAAGGGTCATCAAGCCTATGTGATCGCTCCTCTCATCGAAGAATCAGACAAGCTGGATGTTCAAAATGTCCTAGATCTATATCAAACCATTACACAGTATCTACCTCATTTAACCGTTGACATCATGCATGGACGCTTAAAAAATGAGGAGCAGGATCGTGTGATGGAGGAATTCACAGCTGGTAGGACGCAGGTTCTAGTATCTACCACCGTTGTTGAAGTAGGTGTGAATGTGCCCAATGCTACGGTGATGGTGATCTATGATGCCGATCGTTTTGGACTCGCACAGCTCCATCAATTGCGGGGACGGGTGGGACGAGGAGATGATCAATCCTACTGTATTCTCATCGCTGACCCCAAGGGTGAGGTGGGTAAAGAACGGATGCGGATCATGGCAGAGATTCAAGATGGTTTTATCCTTGCAGAGAAAGACCTTGAGCTTCGTGGTCCTGGTGATTACTTTGGAAAAAAACAAAGTGGCCTTCCTGATTTTCTCGTGGCAGATCTGAGCCGGGACACGACGATGTTGGAATATGCCCGTGGGGATGTGGAGCAATTTGTTCGTCAGGAGCAGTTTTGGCAAGGTCAATTAGAGCCTCAGCTCCTTCAGTGGCTTGAGAGGAAGGGAATCTTCTCAGAGCAGCTCTTGGATTAA